One Alicyclobacillus acidoterrestris DNA window includes the following coding sequences:
- a CDS encoding aspartate-semialdehyde dehydrogenase, with product MERKASYRIAVLGATGAVGRRMVETLERRNFPIESLKLLASERSAGQTIAFRGEQLPVERATADSFEGIDIALFSAGATTSQIFAPEAVKRGAVVVDNSSAYRMDPNVPLVVPEVNPHTLDDHQGIIANPNCSTIQLMVALHALREFGLEHVTISTYQAVSGMGQKAVDALREEVAAWQATGTIASTIFPLASQDAHYPQAFNVLPQCDIFLDNGYTKEEMKLVNESRKILELPDLKVSPTAVRVPVLYGHAESVAVRFATPVTPDIARARFAQAENLVVVDEPSAAKYPHPQMAEGTGDTFVGRIRQDLADPHTLLFFVVADNLLKGAAWNAVQIAEELVKRA from the coding sequence ATGGAGAGAAAAGCGAGTTACCGCATTGCAGTTCTTGGCGCGACGGGCGCTGTGGGGCGACGGATGGTCGAAACGTTGGAACGGCGGAATTTTCCCATCGAGTCCTTGAAACTGTTGGCTTCGGAACGGTCCGCTGGCCAGACGATTGCGTTCCGGGGCGAACAACTCCCTGTCGAGCGGGCGACGGCCGATTCGTTCGAAGGCATTGATATTGCACTCTTCAGTGCAGGGGCGACGACGAGTCAAATCTTTGCGCCGGAGGCAGTGAAGCGGGGGGCAGTTGTCGTCGACAACAGTTCCGCATATCGGATGGATCCGAACGTGCCGCTGGTCGTCCCGGAGGTCAACCCGCACACGCTGGACGACCACCAGGGCATTATCGCAAACCCCAATTGCTCGACGATTCAATTGATGGTGGCGCTCCACGCATTGCGGGAGTTTGGGCTGGAGCACGTCACGATTTCAACCTACCAAGCAGTCAGCGGCATGGGGCAGAAGGCAGTCGACGCGCTGCGCGAGGAGGTTGCGGCGTGGCAGGCGACTGGAACCATCGCATCGACCATTTTCCCTTTGGCGTCGCAGGATGCGCATTATCCGCAGGCGTTTAACGTGTTGCCGCAGTGCGATATCTTTTTAGATAATGGATATACCAAAGAGGAAATGAAACTTGTCAACGAATCTCGCAAAATTCTTGAGCTGCCAGATTTGAAAGTCAGTCCGACGGCCGTTCGTGTACCTGTTCTCTACGGCCACGCGGAATCAGTGGCTGTGCGCTTTGCCACGCCGGTGACGCCGGACATCGCGCGCGCGCGCTTTGCCCAGGCGGAAAATCTCGTCGTCGTCGACGAGCCGAGCGCAGCAAAGTATCCCCATCCACAGATGGCAGAGGGCACGGGCGATACGTTTGTCGGGCGCATTCGCCAGGACTTGGCTGATCCGCACACGCTGTTGTTCTTTGTGGTTGCAGACAACTTGCTCAAGGGCGCGGCGTGGAACGCGGTGCAAATTGCAGAGGAATTGGTGAAACGAGCTTAA
- a CDS encoding bifunctional riboflavin kinase/FAD synthetase: MQVYEVAGLPEISPVPQVLAIGKFDGVHVGHQAILEQARHYLEPGTQFAVLCFEPHPSYVLTGDERYLKSLTPRQEKVRILAEYGVDALYIVRFDTAFASTEAEEFVKSHLARLHLKQIVVGRDFRFGRGGKGDVDALRTFASDIGIGVTVVDAVEENGAKVSSSHIRHHLGEGRVEAVEALLGRPYTITGTVVHGDARGRQIGFPTANLGGTDEYVPPKSGVYAVTAEISRPTGHEHWFGVLNAGFRPTVSGQDFRIEVHLLGFNGDLYGETCRVSFLRRIRDERKFSGLDELKQQIHADCDTAREMLGLPPASR; this comes from the coding sequence GTGCAAGTGTATGAGGTGGCAGGACTGCCAGAAATCAGTCCAGTGCCGCAGGTGCTCGCCATCGGCAAGTTCGACGGGGTCCATGTGGGTCACCAGGCGATTTTGGAGCAAGCGCGACATTATCTGGAGCCTGGAACACAGTTCGCCGTCCTGTGCTTTGAACCCCACCCAAGTTATGTGTTGACCGGGGATGAACGGTATTTGAAGTCGCTCACACCGCGCCAGGAGAAAGTTCGGATTCTGGCCGAATATGGGGTGGATGCGCTATATATCGTGCGCTTTGATACGGCGTTTGCTTCGACAGAAGCCGAAGAATTCGTCAAGTCACATCTCGCACGCCTCCACTTAAAACAGATTGTCGTGGGACGCGATTTTCGATTTGGGCGTGGTGGTAAGGGAGATGTCGACGCTTTGCGGACTTTTGCCTCGGATATCGGCATCGGCGTTACCGTCGTCGATGCTGTTGAGGAAAATGGGGCGAAGGTAAGCAGTTCCCACATCCGTCACCACTTAGGTGAGGGCAGGGTTGAAGCGGTAGAGGCGCTGCTCGGGCGACCTTACACAATTACTGGCACGGTCGTTCACGGAGATGCTCGGGGAAGGCAAATTGGCTTTCCTACGGCAAATTTGGGTGGGACGGATGAATACGTTCCGCCAAAATCCGGCGTCTACGCTGTCACTGCTGAAATTTCCCGTCCGACCGGGCACGAGCACTGGTTTGGTGTGCTCAATGCAGGATTTCGACCGACGGTTTCGGGACAGGATTTTCGGATCGAGGTCCACTTGTTGGGGTTTAATGGCGATTTGTATGGGGAAACCTGTAGAGTGTCTTTTCTCCGTCGAATTCGGGATGAACGGAAGTTCTCCGGTTTGGACGAACTGAAACAGCAAATTCACGCGGACTGCGATACGGCTCGCGAGATGCTCGGCTTGCCGCCTGCATCCCGCTGA
- the dut gene encoding dUTP diphosphatase: MTAADVRVSFRVVSEWFQPSYTPAYATEGAAGMDLHAAIPAPIQVAPGARVRVPTGIAIQLPERNLVALVYARSGLAWRHGLALSNGVGVIDSDYTGEVQVLLTNFGEAEVVIQPGDRIAQLVVAPIFVAQWVQTDEFHSTGRGANGFGSTGVQTT, from the coding sequence ATGACGGCCGCCGATGTCCGCGTGTCGTTTCGTGTGGTGTCTGAGTGGTTTCAGCCGTCGTACACGCCTGCTTACGCGACAGAGGGTGCGGCCGGAATGGATTTACACGCCGCAATACCGGCCCCGATTCAGGTAGCGCCAGGTGCGCGCGTGCGCGTGCCGACAGGCATCGCGATTCAGTTGCCAGAGCGCAATTTGGTGGCGTTGGTCTACGCGCGAAGTGGACTTGCCTGGCGCCACGGGCTGGCGCTGTCCAACGGCGTTGGCGTCATCGACAGTGATTACACGGGAGAGGTGCAGGTTCTATTGACGAATTTCGGCGAAGCTGAAGTCGTTATCCAGCCAGGAGATAGGATTGCACAACTCGTGGTCGCGCCCATTTTCGTGGCGCAGTGGGTGCAGACAGACGAGTTTCACAGCACGGGTCGTGGTGCGAACGGCTTTGGCTCCACGGGTGTACAAACCACTTGA
- a CDS encoding polysaccharide deacetylase family protein, with protein MNVKRLHNMRTALAALSVIGLFGSYTAFGQNARPAAANQEQALHKLDEYNTEMGTAPVNARIDRVWHLVPGLAGWTLDTGASRVATKASTDGKLHLVWRSVPPAISASSLAAQPVYRGPSAEKSVALMVNVSWGEEYVPAMLKVLRAHGMRATFFLDGQWVKKHPDLVRQIERDGHAIGSHGTGHPDFRKLTNDQLIEQLDGTNRTIERVTGKSVRIIAPPAGAYDSRLVALAKARGMYTILWTADTVDWRRPPADQIVARAKSGLTPGCLLLMHPTKPTVQALPQILKIIETSGYHAKTVEDVVLERPAVKPPSVLSVMD; from the coding sequence ATGAACGTGAAGCGTTTGCACAACATGCGCACCGCGCTGGCGGCGCTCAGCGTGATTGGACTGTTTGGCTCTTACACCGCTTTCGGTCAGAACGCGCGCCCTGCTGCAGCCAACCAGGAACAGGCGCTGCATAAACTGGATGAATACAATACGGAGATGGGAACGGCACCTGTCAATGCTCGCATCGACAGAGTGTGGCACCTCGTGCCTGGCTTGGCTGGTTGGACGTTGGACACGGGCGCGAGCCGAGTGGCCACGAAAGCGTCGACGGATGGCAAACTACACCTGGTTTGGCGGTCAGTGCCTCCTGCTATCTCTGCGTCCTCACTCGCCGCACAACCGGTGTATCGTGGGCCGAGCGCAGAAAAGTCCGTCGCTCTGATGGTCAACGTATCGTGGGGAGAAGAGTACGTTCCTGCGATGCTCAAGGTACTCCGAGCCCACGGAATGCGCGCGACGTTTTTCCTTGACGGGCAGTGGGTGAAAAAACATCCCGATTTGGTCAGACAAATTGAGCGGGATGGGCATGCGATTGGCTCTCATGGTACAGGGCACCCAGATTTTCGAAAGTTGACGAATGACCAATTGATTGAACAGTTGGACGGGACGAATCGCACCATTGAGCGGGTTACGGGAAAGTCAGTGCGAATTATCGCGCCGCCTGCGGGCGCCTATGATTCGCGGCTGGTCGCGTTGGCAAAAGCGCGCGGGATGTACACGATTCTCTGGACGGCCGACACCGTAGATTGGCGCAGACCGCCAGCGGATCAAATCGTGGCGCGGGCGAAATCCGGGCTCACACCAGGCTGCTTGTTGCTCATGCACCCGACGAAACCGACGGTACAGGCACTGCCGCAAATCCTGAAAATCATTGAAACCAGTGGCTACCACGCAAAGACTGTGGAGGACGTCGTACTGGAGCGACCTGCTGTGAAACCACCGAGCGTCTTGAGTGTGATGGATTAA
- a CDS encoding dipicolinate synthase subunit B: MELKGKTIGFGITGSHCTYEEIFPEVKRLVDLGATVIPVFSNAVLHTDTRFGEAGEWAKKIEEVTGQRAISTIPEAEPLGPSKRLDVMLIAPCTASSLSRLAQANTDSAVLMAAKSTLRNDRPVVLGISTNDGLGLSMYNIARLMNTKNIYFVPFGQDAPHVKINSLVSLMRLIPETLSAALDGHQLQPVLLERWREQRPS, encoded by the coding sequence ATGGAGTTAAAAGGAAAGACCATCGGGTTCGGCATTACGGGCAGCCATTGCACCTACGAAGAGATTTTTCCAGAGGTCAAACGATTAGTCGATCTCGGCGCCACCGTCATCCCCGTCTTCTCAAACGCGGTGTTACACACAGATACGCGCTTTGGCGAGGCCGGCGAGTGGGCGAAAAAGATCGAAGAGGTAACAGGCCAAAGGGCGATTTCGACCATACCAGAGGCGGAACCGCTCGGCCCGTCGAAACGGCTGGACGTGATGCTGATTGCGCCATGTACCGCGAGTTCGCTGAGCCGATTGGCCCAGGCGAACACAGATTCAGCCGTTTTGATGGCCGCGAAGTCGACCCTGCGCAATGATCGGCCTGTCGTTCTCGGAATATCCACTAATGATGGTTTGGGATTGAGCATGTATAATATTGCACGACTGATGAATACAAAAAACATTTATTTTGTTCCATTCGGTCAGGACGCGCCACATGTTAAAATAAACTCACTGGTATCATTGATGAGATTAATTCCGGAGACGTTGTCAGCCGCGTTAGATGGGCATCAGTTACAACCTGTCCTCCTTGAACGCTGGCGCGAACAACGGCCGTCGTAA
- the dapA gene encoding 4-hydroxy-tetrahydrodipicolinate synthase, with product MDFGSLITAMVTPFNRSDEVDEVALKSLVDHLISTGTTTILACGTTGESPTLTHSEKMRLFEATLKAVDGRVPVMAGTGTNSTKQSIELTKEVAALGVDGILLVSPYYNRPTQEGLYEHFASIANSVDLPVMIYNVPGRTSVNIDVDTVLSLAQVPNIFAVKEASGQFTQISHIAAEKPDDFLLYSGDDKFTVPMLSLGAAGVVSVASHVVGLEIRQMMDAFWHGDHAEAALWSARLLPIFEGLFASSSPAPLKAALELIGQPVGSVRLPLVPVSDALYQHLRALLQRLGKCD from the coding sequence ATGGACTTTGGAAGTTTAATCACAGCGATGGTCACGCCCTTTAATCGAAGCGATGAAGTGGATGAAGTTGCGCTGAAATCCCTGGTCGATCACCTCATCTCCACGGGAACGACCACCATTCTCGCGTGTGGCACGACGGGGGAGTCGCCGACACTGACACACAGCGAGAAGATGAGACTGTTTGAGGCGACGCTCAAAGCGGTTGACGGCCGCGTGCCGGTGATGGCTGGCACGGGGACCAACTCGACGAAACAGTCGATCGAGTTGACAAAGGAAGTTGCGGCGCTTGGCGTCGATGGCATATTACTAGTTTCGCCGTACTACAATCGGCCCACGCAAGAGGGGCTTTACGAGCACTTCGCGTCAATCGCCAACAGCGTTGACCTTCCCGTCATGATTTACAATGTCCCTGGTCGGACAAGTGTCAATATCGACGTGGACACGGTGCTCTCGCTCGCGCAGGTTCCAAATATCTTCGCGGTCAAAGAGGCGAGCGGTCAGTTTACTCAAATCTCCCACATCGCAGCGGAAAAACCGGACGATTTTCTGTTGTACAGCGGTGACGACAAGTTTACCGTGCCGATGCTGAGCCTTGGTGCCGCCGGCGTGGTCAGTGTCGCAAGCCATGTTGTGGGCCTCGAAATCCGTCAGATGATGGACGCGTTCTGGCATGGCGATCACGCCGAGGCCGCACTCTGGAGCGCACGTCTGCTGCCGATTTTCGAAGGCCTGTTTGCCAGCTCCAGCCCGGCGCCGCTCAAGGCTGCACTGGAGTTGATTGGTCAGCCAGTCGGCTCCGTGCGGCTGCCGCTCGTACCGGTCTCAGACGCGCTGTATCAACATTTGCGCGCGCTCTTGCAGCGGTTAGGCAAGTGTGACTAA
- the pnp gene encoding polyribonucleotide nucleotidyltransferase, translating to MVVRHEFEIGGRTLTLETGKLAKQATSAVHVRYGDTVILCTVTASKEPKDLDFFPLTVNYEERLYAVGKIPGGFIKREGRPSEKAILASRLIDRPIRPLFPEGFRNDVQVVDIVMSVDQDCAPEIAAMIGTSASLTASDIPFDGPIGGVIVGLVDGEFVLNPTVEQAARSDMHLVVAGTKDAIVMVEAGANEIPEATVLEAVLFGHRAIQEICREIEIFAEKVGTAKREVVLHRVEESLNEAVRSYATERIRVAVRNPDKLAREAAISEVNEEVQEHFAEQFPEMENDIAEVLHDILKEEVRSAILNEGIRPDGRKLTEIRPISCEVGVLPRTHGSGLFTRGQTQALSVCTLGAMGDEQMLDGLEIEASNRYMHHYNFPPFSVGEARPLRAPSRRDIGHGALGERALDPVIPSPEEFPYAIRVVSEILESNGSTSQASICGSTMALMDAGVPIKAPVAGIAMGLVKEDDKVAILSDIQGLEDHLGDMDFKVAGTENGVTALQMDIKIKGIDRDILERALSQAHEGRLFILGKMMEAISSPREDLSKYAPRVITVQINPDKIRDVIGPGGRVINKIIEETGVKIDIEQDGRVFIHSSEVERANKAKEMIANIVREVEVGKVYNGKVTRVEKYGAFVEVLPGKEGLVHISQLDVNRVAKVEDICAVGDEIPVKVTEIDNQGRINLSRKEAIKDTAPAAADVPKATVRE from the coding sequence ATGGTAGTACGGCACGAATTTGAAATTGGTGGACGAACATTGACCCTGGAAACGGGTAAATTGGCAAAACAAGCGACCTCTGCAGTACACGTGAGATATGGGGATACGGTGATTCTATGCACGGTCACCGCTTCGAAAGAACCCAAGGATTTGGACTTTTTCCCGTTGACCGTGAACTACGAGGAACGACTGTACGCGGTGGGCAAGATTCCGGGTGGCTTTATCAAACGCGAAGGCAGGCCGAGCGAAAAGGCAATCCTGGCATCCCGGCTGATTGACCGTCCGATTCGCCCGTTGTTCCCCGAAGGGTTCCGCAACGATGTGCAGGTCGTGGATATTGTCATGTCGGTAGACCAGGACTGTGCGCCGGAGATCGCGGCGATGATCGGAACTTCCGCATCACTCACCGCTTCGGATATCCCATTTGACGGACCGATTGGCGGCGTGATTGTCGGCTTGGTCGATGGTGAATTTGTGCTCAACCCGACGGTCGAGCAAGCCGCGCGCAGCGATATGCACTTGGTTGTCGCTGGAACGAAGGACGCCATTGTGATGGTTGAGGCGGGCGCGAACGAAATCCCTGAAGCGACCGTACTCGAGGCTGTGCTTTTCGGGCACCGCGCCATTCAGGAGATCTGCCGGGAAATTGAAATTTTCGCGGAGAAAGTGGGAACCGCGAAGCGCGAAGTGGTGCTTCACCGCGTGGAGGAATCCCTCAATGAAGCGGTGCGCAGCTACGCGACCGAACGTATCCGTGTGGCAGTTCGCAACCCGGACAAGCTCGCGCGTGAGGCGGCGATTTCCGAAGTGAACGAGGAAGTCCAGGAACATTTTGCGGAACAGTTTCCTGAAATGGAGAACGACATTGCAGAAGTTCTTCACGATATCCTGAAAGAGGAAGTTCGCAGTGCAATTTTGAATGAGGGCATCCGTCCAGATGGTCGAAAGCTGACGGAGATTCGTCCGATTTCCTGTGAGGTGGGCGTACTGCCTCGCACGCACGGATCCGGCTTGTTCACCCGCGGCCAGACACAAGCGTTGTCGGTTTGTACGCTGGGCGCTATGGGCGATGAACAGATGTTGGATGGCCTTGAAATCGAGGCGTCAAACCGCTACATGCACCACTATAACTTCCCGCCGTTCAGCGTCGGTGAAGCCCGTCCTTTGCGTGCGCCGAGCCGTCGTGATATCGGTCACGGGGCACTGGGTGAACGCGCACTCGATCCTGTGATTCCATCGCCTGAGGAGTTTCCGTACGCGATTCGCGTGGTTTCTGAGATTCTTGAGTCGAACGGATCGACCTCGCAAGCAAGTATCTGCGGCAGCACGATGGCGTTGATGGACGCGGGTGTTCCGATTAAGGCGCCGGTTGCCGGTATTGCCATGGGCCTTGTCAAGGAAGATGACAAGGTTGCGATTCTGTCCGATATTCAAGGGTTGGAAGATCACCTTGGCGACATGGACTTCAAAGTTGCAGGTACCGAAAATGGTGTCACTGCGCTGCAAATGGATATCAAGATCAAGGGGATTGATCGCGATATTCTGGAACGCGCACTGTCGCAGGCACACGAAGGTCGCTTGTTTATCCTCGGTAAGATGATGGAAGCTATTTCGTCGCCGCGCGAGGATCTGTCGAAGTACGCGCCGCGCGTGATTACCGTTCAGATAAACCCTGACAAAATTCGCGATGTGATCGGACCTGGTGGCCGCGTCATCAATAAGATCATCGAAGAAACTGGCGTCAAAATCGACATCGAACAAGATGGTCGCGTCTTCATCCACAGTTCGGAAGTGGAGCGGGCGAACAAGGCGAAAGAGATGATTGCCAACATCGTGCGCGAAGTGGAAGTGGGCAAGGTCTACAACGGTAAAGTCACACGTGTCGAGAAGTATGGTGCGTTTGTGGAAGTGCTGCCAGGCAAGGAAGGCTTGGTTCATATTTCGCAACTGGACGTCAATCGTGTGGCGAAGGTTGAAGATATCTGTGCCGTCGGCGATGAGATTCCTGTGAAGGTCACCGAGATCGACAATCAGGGTCGGATTAACCTCTCGCGCAAAGAGGCTATCAAGGACACTGCGCCTGCAGCTGCAGACGTGCCAAAGGCGACCGTTCGCGAATAA
- a CDS encoding M16 family metallopeptidase — MTYHRQLPNGLRIVGEEIPTLRSVSIGVWVKTGSRYETQRENGVSHFLEHMFFKGTDRYSAKELAQVFDELGGQVNAFTSKEYTCFYSRVLDEHFTIALDTLANMLLASTFEEEELEKEKRVVIEEIRMYEDTPDELVMDLLAAGTYGEHPLGYTILGTEENLLSFTQKDLRNYIREQYQPKNIVVAIAGHVDEETAVREVERLFGSMQPGVSSEERPVVTPPFHRSLVTRQKEIEQVHLCMSTPGLPAGSREMYPLILLNNLLGGTQSSRLFQEIREDAGMAYSVFSFHTAYQDAGMFGIYAGTSPQHVKAVVESIRRICQTFAEAPLSAEELEKTKQQVKGAMMLGLESSGSRMSRIAKNELLLNREVPVEETLAGIDAVTVEQVKEMADRLFRDGFALSAVGPIEDIDFAALLPEASVS; from the coding sequence GTGACATATCATAGACAATTGCCCAATGGACTGCGTATTGTGGGCGAAGAGATTCCTACGCTTCGTTCGGTAAGCATCGGCGTTTGGGTGAAGACCGGATCACGATACGAAACACAACGGGAAAATGGCGTCAGTCACTTTTTAGAACACATGTTCTTTAAAGGAACTGATAGGTACTCTGCAAAGGAACTTGCGCAGGTATTTGATGAACTAGGTGGGCAGGTGAACGCGTTCACGTCGAAGGAGTACACGTGCTTTTATTCGCGTGTGCTCGATGAGCATTTCACTATCGCCCTCGACACGCTTGCAAACATGCTTCTTGCATCTACCTTCGAAGAGGAGGAGTTGGAGAAGGAAAAGCGGGTGGTGATTGAGGAAATTCGCATGTATGAAGACACGCCCGACGAACTGGTGATGGATTTGCTGGCGGCGGGGACGTATGGCGAGCACCCACTGGGATACACCATTTTGGGAACGGAAGAGAATTTGCTGTCGTTTACGCAAAAGGACCTGCGGAACTACATTCGCGAGCAATACCAGCCGAAGAACATCGTCGTTGCGATTGCAGGGCATGTCGATGAGGAGACGGCGGTGCGCGAAGTAGAGCGCTTGTTTGGCAGCATGCAACCGGGGGTGTCTTCGGAAGAGCGGCCAGTGGTGACACCGCCGTTTCACAGAAGTCTCGTCACTCGGCAAAAAGAAATTGAGCAGGTTCATTTGTGCATGTCGACGCCAGGGTTACCTGCCGGAAGCCGCGAGATGTATCCTCTCATCTTGTTGAACAACTTGCTCGGGGGCACGCAATCGTCGAGGCTGTTCCAGGAAATTCGCGAGGATGCCGGTATGGCGTACAGCGTCTTCTCCTTTCACACGGCCTATCAGGACGCGGGGATGTTTGGCATTTACGCAGGGACCTCCCCACAGCACGTCAAAGCGGTTGTAGAGTCGATTCGTCGAATTTGCCAGACGTTTGCTGAGGCACCTCTGTCGGCTGAAGAACTAGAGAAGACGAAGCAACAGGTGAAAGGCGCCATGATGCTGGGGTTGGAGAGCTCGGGCAGTCGGATGAGCCGGATCGCCAAAAATGAACTGTTGCTCAATCGCGAAGTCCCTGTTGAGGAGACGCTTGCTGGGATTGATGCGGTGACGGTAGAGCAGGTCAAGGAGATGGCAGACCGCCTATTCCGCGATGGATTTGCCTTGTCCGCCGTTGGCCCCATCGAGGACATCGACTTTGCCGCACTGCTGCCGGAGGCATCGGTATCATGA
- the dapG gene encoding aspartate kinase: MKILVQKFGGTSVATPESRLAAVRHIERAREEGYAVVVVVSAMGRKGDPYATDTLLSLFQVDDAQRPLAARDRDLLMACGETISAVVFANMLRNRGHKVQVMTGAQAGILTNDDFGNARILDIRPDRILTALGDDQIVVVMGFQGANEAGEITTLGRGGSDTTATALGVALEADAVDIFTDVSGIMTADPRLVDDARQLSQVTYTEICNLAYQGAKVIHPRAVEIAMQRNIPIRVRSTHSDDPGTLVTQAPPQLEHGALFDRFVTGIAHSANLTQIRLSGHGIGTSSIFTLMAEHDISVDFISVTPFEVAFTVGDDVAEIATQKLQELGYTPEVRRGCAKVSVVGAGIMGVPGIMAKIVEALAVEGIDILQSADSHTTIWVLVDGEHMGPAVRALHRAFQLAGNVA, from the coding sequence ATGAAAATTTTGGTTCAAAAGTTTGGTGGCACTTCCGTTGCGACGCCGGAGTCCCGGCTCGCAGCGGTTCGTCATATTGAGCGTGCGCGCGAAGAGGGGTATGCTGTCGTCGTCGTGGTCTCGGCCATGGGGCGCAAGGGGGATCCCTACGCGACAGACACGCTGCTGTCGCTGTTTCAAGTCGACGACGCGCAAAGGCCACTCGCCGCGCGCGACAGGGACTTGTTGATGGCCTGCGGAGAGACCATCTCGGCCGTCGTATTCGCGAACATGTTACGCAATCGAGGGCACAAGGTCCAAGTGATGACGGGTGCGCAGGCGGGCATTCTCACGAACGATGACTTCGGTAATGCACGGATTCTCGATATCCGTCCAGATAGAATCCTGACGGCGCTTGGCGACGACCAGATTGTCGTGGTGATGGGCTTCCAGGGTGCGAATGAGGCTGGCGAAATCACGACGCTGGGTCGCGGCGGCAGCGATACGACGGCGACTGCGCTCGGTGTTGCGCTAGAAGCGGACGCGGTCGATATTTTTACAGACGTCTCCGGAATTATGACGGCAGATCCGCGATTGGTCGACGACGCGCGACAGCTGAGTCAGGTAACGTATACGGAAATCTGCAATCTCGCCTATCAGGGCGCGAAAGTCATCCATCCGCGTGCGGTGGAAATTGCGATGCAGCGCAATATTCCAATCCGCGTTCGCAGCACGCACTCGGATGACCCAGGGACGCTGGTCACGCAGGCGCCACCTCAATTGGAGCACGGCGCGCTGTTCGACCGCTTTGTCACAGGCATTGCGCACAGTGCGAACCTCACGCAGATTCGCCTGTCTGGTCATGGTATTGGGACGTCAAGCATCTTCACGTTGATGGCTGAACACGACATTTCCGTTGATTTTATTTCTGTGACGCCGTTTGAAGTCGCGTTTACGGTCGGCGATGATGTGGCGGAAATTGCCACTCAGAAGTTGCAGGAATTGGGCTACACGCCAGAAGTGCGGCGGGGGTGCGCGAAGGTGTCCGTCGTCGGTGCTGGAATTATGGGCGTGCCAGGCATTATGGCAAAGATCGTCGAAGCGTTGGCTGTTGAGGGCATTGATATCCTGCAGTCGGCAGACTCGCACACGACGATTTGGGTTTTAGTCGACGGTGAACACATGGGGCCCGCTGTACGTGCGCTCCACAGGGCTTTTCAACTAGCCGGAAATGTGGCGTAA
- the rpsO gene encoding 30S ribosomal protein S15 translates to MLTNESKRAIVEKYQVHETDTGSPEVQIAILSERISYLTEHFRTHKKDHHSRRGLYKMIGRRRNLLNYLRKKDVNRYRELIQSLGLRR, encoded by the coding sequence ATGTTGACAAACGAGTCAAAGCGCGCAATCGTCGAGAAGTACCAAGTACACGAGACGGATACAGGGTCTCCAGAAGTTCAAATTGCGATTTTGTCGGAACGTATTTCGTATTTGACGGAACACTTCCGCACACACAAGAAAGATCATCACTCCCGTCGTGGGTTGTACAAGATGATCGGCCGTCGCAGAAACTTGTTGAACTACCTTCGCAAGAAGGATGTCAATCGTTATCGCGAATTGATTCAGTCTCTGGGACTTCGCAGGTAA
- the dpsA gene encoding dipicolinate synthase subunit DpsA, whose translation MLTGKHLVFVGGDARQLEVIAQIVDNDASATLVGFSDIHREYTDTVYGDLSEEVLAKADALVLPIAGMENDGRVDTQFAKEPIMLTEHHFAAMRKGAFVFTGIARQMLTEWCQNHSLQLVKLMELDEVAIANSIPTAEGAIAIAMKETDITLHGSKTVVLGFGRCGQTLAHKMRAMGANVRVCAKHASDLARVDELALTPVPLSQIVEAVRDADIVFNTIPALVLNAGVLKEMRRECVIIDIASKPGGTDFRYAERRGMRALLCPSLPGIVAPKTAGRMIARSISRILAEQSEGGQKEEDIWS comes from the coding sequence ATGTTAACTGGAAAACACCTTGTGTTTGTCGGTGGGGATGCCCGCCAACTCGAAGTCATTGCGCAGATTGTCGACAATGACGCGAGTGCGACGTTAGTTGGGTTTTCCGACATTCACCGCGAGTACACGGATACGGTCTATGGCGACTTGTCGGAAGAGGTCTTGGCCAAAGCGGACGCGTTAGTCCTTCCCATTGCCGGTATGGAGAACGACGGGCGCGTCGATACGCAGTTTGCCAAAGAGCCGATTATGCTTACGGAGCATCACTTTGCCGCCATGCGTAAGGGCGCATTTGTATTTACCGGCATCGCACGACAAATGTTGACGGAGTGGTGCCAGAACCACTCCTTGCAACTGGTGAAATTGATGGAACTCGATGAAGTGGCGATTGCAAACTCCATCCCGACCGCCGAGGGCGCGATCGCCATTGCCATGAAGGAAACCGACATCACCTTGCATGGTTCCAAGACGGTGGTCCTTGGGTTTGGGCGGTGTGGGCAGACGCTGGCGCACAAGATGCGCGCAATGGGTGCCAATGTGCGGGTTTGCGCCAAACATGCGTCTGATCTCGCCCGCGTCGACGAGTTGGCCCTCACACCCGTTCCGCTTTCGCAAATCGTGGAAGCCGTCCGCGACGCGGACATCGTGTTCAACACCATTCCGGCGCTCGTGTTAAACGCGGGTGTCTTAAAGGAGATGCGGCGCGAGTGTGTCATCATCGACATCGCCTCCAAGCCGGGTGGAACTGATTTTCGTTACGCAGAGCGGCGTGGTATGCGCGCGCTGTTGTGTCCGAGTTTGCCGGGTATCGTGGCGCCAAAAACGGCTGGCAGGATGATTGCTCGTTCGATTTCCCGGATTCTCGCAGAACAATCTGAGGGCGGACAGAAGGAGGAAGACATATGGAGTTAA